From Etheostoma cragini isolate CJK2018 chromosome 10, CSU_Ecrag_1.0, whole genome shotgun sequence, the proteins below share one genomic window:
- the LOC117951324 gene encoding LIM and calponin homology domains-containing protein 1-like isoform X1, protein MASPVADIGQSHQHHPVTNSAADSAFQEAQTWIEAATGRCFGDKDFRGGLENGILLCELLSSIKPGLVKKINRLPTPVAGLDNLSLFLRGCEELGLKGSQLFDPGDLQDTSTRPTAKGSDCSQKLKNVLITIYWLGRAANSCTSYNGPTLDLKEFEGLLSQMRKEAEEAESPQRSVRDSGYIDCWDSERSDSLSPPRHGREDSFDSLDSFGSRSQQTPSPDVLVARGSSDGRGSDSESDGPPHRKIPDIRKDDMLARRTSISEPRTAMPFNQYLPNKSNQSGYLPTPLRKKKNDKEDGARKSWSTATSPVGGDRPLSPNELPSLDDPPGESPSLSATPPLQPQIQIQKKNQTKKDDEEGKQTASTLCLEIHAAGLRRSSEPLPCRVPQPCAEPPMVNVTHLIITSEQSIRSCSEELFHHSTTLAANTAATPAVAAIPIITPGKHPPVLEQEEAAVTKGATGILLVAERDEKLARQMLISPKHISIQSPPHFLSVPTTVATGTTATTDTGRRKGRALSESDDPQGGNSWLASSLPATFSRTHSVSDDPQSVSMIDMRGEEEAILQPHSQVRHELMHNQYNRMKEEDDHWQDDLARWKNRRRSISQDLIKKEEERKMMEQLLSGDTCTSMRRRSIKTYREIVQDKERREDELRDAYRRARTPEEASFILQRYAQRFSISDAVLERLQLPKILDRSLSADPSFSGSPFPLSLSTSPTTPDPFDMDPNGPMKYLRQLSAPAPKFTSTLEAQIEEFPKDSSNQRPQIRSRSSEPPSTRNLSPKPVPLLTPRPYFHSGPTTAEPWPSKADGFLRVNGIGSDDFLSTTDSQGRESPPHFQASASKTSNSTVDAPSSAALPTCSTHTSTREESAVSTKAKEAQCGTEPVSKDVQAEKVIQHSTPPSRPTSLPSELQKPEESIGKTESQSVAAPEVKSSAAAQEMPLAEAKQEQDITEPSGQSICNLVQSGISTQQSQPVTLQASVPSFHEFQQRRENAPSLAAPGSFEYHPPRETTAEFANSVRSPLTTSNPKLRWEFFVPPEETEKDCRGNVSVPVLPQARRGDRWSWDPDEERKRQERWQQEQERMLQEKYQCEQEKLKEEWEKAQREVAEEERKYHEEERRILEETVTPLTPRSSALPSPSRGEVSSSSEPQDTIVRSLGDWERKQELLERHSKASTESVEWKRRENDRTSDISTADDSMKTGRSLGSQSSSQPETLGHSLHNGQKLPAMPSKTSTPVKKQEELSADSNKPNRPAGDRRSDPVDNIMCPSSSKSPTACPPPPDTLPPTPNRSVSGKKLCSSCGQPLGKGAAMIIETLSLYFHIHCFKCGVCKGQLGDTTTGTDVRIRNGLLNCHQCYIRSRSAGQPTTL, encoded by the exons GGGAAGTGACTGCAGCCAAAAGCTCAAGAAT GTTCTAATCACCATCTACTGGTTGGGTCGTGCTGCTAACAGCTGTACCTCCTACAACGGTCCCACGCTGGACCTGAAAGAGTTTGAGGGCCTGCTTTCACAGATGCGAAAG GAGGCAGAGGAGGCAGAGAGCCCTCAACGCAGCGTCCGGGACAGTGGCTACATCGACTGCTGGGACTCTGAGCGCAGCGACTCTCTCTCCCCACCACGCCACGGCCGCGAGGACTCGTTCGACAGTCTGGACTCCTTCGGCTCACGCTCACAACAAACCCCATCGCCGGACGTCCTGGTCGCCCGCGGCAGCAGTGATG GCCGCGGCAGTGACTCAGAGTCCGATGGTCCCCCCCACAGAAAGATACCTGACATACGTAAGGATGACATGTTGGCACGTCGGACGTCCATCAGCGAACCACGAACAGCCATGCCTTTCAACCAGTACCTGCCAAACAAGAGCAACCAGAGTGGATATTTGCCCACTCCACTCCGCAAGAAGAAGAACGATAAAGAAGATGGAGCACGCAAGAGTTGGAGTACTGCTACTTCACCTGTAGGGGGAGACAGACCACTCAG TCCAAATGAGCTCCCTAGCTTAGACGACCCACCTGGAGAGTCCCCCAGCTTGTCCGCTACCCCGCCCCTTCAACCCCAGATACAGATTCAGAAGAAGAACCAGACTAAAAAGGACGATGAGGAAGGGAAGCAGACTGCCTCTACACTTTGCCTTGAGATCCATGCAGCAGGCTTAAGGAGGAGCAGTGAGCCTCTGCCATGTAGAGTCCCCCAACCCTGTGCAGAGCCACCCATGGTGAACGTAACTCACCTGATCATCACCTCTGAGCAAAG TATTCGCTCGTGCTCAGAGGAACTCTTCCACCATTCCACGACTCTAGCAGCAAACACTGCAGCAACCCCCGCAGTTGCAGCAATCCCCATCATCACCCCCGGGAAGCATCCACCTGTGCTGGAGCAAGAGGAGGCGGCTGTGACAAAGGGAGCCACTGGTATCCTATTAGTCGCAGAACGAGATGAGAAGCTGGCTCGCCAAATGCTGATCTCTCCCAAACACATCAGTATTCAGAGTCCCCCCCACTTCCTTTCTGTGCCCACTACCGTGGCAACTGgtacaacagcaacaactgaTACAGGACGACGGAAGGGAAGGGCGCTCAGTGAAAGTGACGACCCACAAGGAGGGAACTCTTGGTTGGCAAGCAGTCTTCCAGCAAC ATTCAGCCGCACACATAGTGTGTCAGATGATCCACA GAGTGTAAGTATGATCGATATGCGTGGTGAGGAGGAGGCCATCTTGCAGCCCCACAGTCAGGTGCGTCATGAGCTGATGCACAACCAGTATAACAGGATGAAGGAAGAGGACGATCACTGGCAGGAT GACCTGGCCCGATGGAAAAATCGGAGGAGGAGTATTTCCCAGGACTTAAtcaagaaggaggaggagaggaagatgatGGAGCAGTTGCTGTCTGGAGACACCTGTACCTCCATGAGGAGGAGAAGCATCAAGACTTACAGAGAGATAGTGCAGGACAA GGAGCGTCGTGAGGATGAGCTGCGGGATGCATACAGGAGAGCCAGAACCCCAGAGGAGGCTTCATTCATCCTCCAGCGTTATGCCCAGCGTTTCTCCATCAGTGATGCAGTCCTGGAACGCCTACAGTTGCCAAAGATCCTGGACCGCAGCCTATCTGCTGATCCCTCCTTCTCCGGCTcacccttccctctctccctgtccaCCTCCCCAACGACCCCAGACCCCTTTGACATGGACCCCAACGGACCCATGAAGTATCTGCGCCAGCTGTCTGCCCCAGCTCCAAAGTTCACGTCTACACTGGAAGCGCAAATCGAGGAGTTTCCCAAAGACTCTTCAAACCAGCGGCCTCAGATTCGATCTCGCTCGTCTGAGCCGCCATCTACCAGAAACCTGTCGCCTAAACCTGTGCCTTTGCTGACGCCCAGGCCTTACTTCCATTCCGGACCTACAACGGCTGAACCATGGCCCAGCAAG GCGGATGGTTTTCTCCGAGTCAACGGCATAGGAAGTGACGACTTTCTTTCCACTACTGACAGTCAAGGAAGGGAATCTCCTCCTCATTTTCAGGCATCCGCTTCCAAAACCAGCAACAGCACTGTAGATGCTCCGTCGTCAGCAGCCTTACCAACATGCAGTACACACACCTCAACAAGAGAAGAAAGCGCTGTGTCAACAAAGGCCAAGGAGGCACAGTGTGGCACAGAACCTGTTTCTAAGGACGTCCAAGCCGAGAAAGTCATTCAGCATTCGACACCACCCAGCCGGCCCACCTCGCTGCCATCG GAGCTGCAGAAGCCAGAAGAAAGCATTGGGAAGACTGAAAGCCAGTCAGTAGCTGCTCCAGAGGTGAAGTCAAGTGCTGCAGCTCAAGAAATGCCTCTTGCAG aAGCCAAACAAGAACAAGACATAACTGAACCATCTGGTCAAAGCATCTGCAACCTTGTCCAGTCAGGGATCAGCACACAGCAAAGTCAGCCGGTAACTTTACAG GCAAGTGTTCCTAGTTTCCACGAGTTCCAACAGCGAAGAGAGAATGCACCAAGCTTAGCTGCACCAGGATCATTTGAGTATCACCCACCAAGGGAAACGACAGCCG AGTTTGCAAACAGTGTCAGGTCTCCGCTGACAACCAGCAACCCTAAGTTACGCTGGGAGTTCTTCGTTCCGCCAG AAGAGACGGAGAAGGATTGCCGTGGCAAC GTGTCAGTCCCGGTGTTGCCCCAGGCCAGGCGGGGTGACCGCTGGTCTTGGGACCCGGATGAGGAGCGAAAGCGTCAGGAAAGGTGGCAGCAAGAGCAGGAGCGCATGCTGCAG gaGAAGTACCAGTGCGAGCAGGAGAAGCTGAAGGAGGAGTGGGAGAAAGCACAGAGGGAGGTggcggaggaggagaggaagtaCCACGAGGAG GAGCGTAGGATACTGGAGGAAACTGTGACGCCTCTAACTCCCCGCTCCTCAGCTCTGCCCTCCCCCAGCCGAGGCGAGGTCTCCTCTAGCTCGGAGCCCCAGGACACCATCGTCCGTTCACTTGGTGACTGGGAACGCAAACAGGAACTGCTGGAGAGGCACTCG AAGGCAAGCACAGAGAGTGTCGAATGGAAACGAAGAGAAAACGACAGGACCAGTGATATCAGCACCGCTGATGACAGCATGAAAACAGGCAGAAG CTTGGGGAGTCAGAGCAGCAGTCAGCCGGAGACACTCGGTCACAGTCTGCACAACGGCCAAAAACTCCCTGCGATGCCGAGCAAAACCTCGACTCCTGTCAAGAAACAAGAAGAACTTTCAGCAGACAGCAACAAGCCCAACCGGCCTGCAGGAGACAGgag GAGTGATCCAGTAGATAATATCATGTGCCCCAGCTCATCAAAAAGCCCCACAGCATGTCCACCACCTCCAGACACACTGCCTCCAACACCTAACAG GTCTGTCAGTGGGAAGAAACTGTGCTCCAGCTGTGGGCAGCCGTTAGGGAAGGGGGCCGCCATGATCATAGAGACCCTCAGTCTTTACTTCCACATTCACTGCTTTAAG TGCGGCGTGTGTAAAGGACAGTTAGGCGACACGACCACGGGGACGGACGTCCGGATCAGAAACGGTCTCCTCAACTGCCACCAGTGCTACATCCGCTCCCGCT CGGCCGGACAGCCAACCACGTTGTGA
- the LOC117951324 gene encoding LIM and calponin homology domains-containing protein 1-like isoform X4 gives MASPVADIGQSHQHHPVTNSAADSAFQEAQTWIEAATGRCFGDKDFRGGLENGILLCELLSSIKPGLVKKINRLPTPVAGLDNLSLFLRGCEELGLKGSQLFDPGDLQDTSTRPTAKGSDCSQKLKNVLITIYWLGRAANSCTSYNGPTLDLKEFEGLLSQMRKEAEEAESPQRSVRDSGYIDCWDSERSDSLSPPRHGREDSFDSLDSFGSRSQQTPSPDVLVARGSSDGRGSDSESDGPPHRKIPDIRKDDMLARRTSISEPRTAMPFNQYLPNKSNQSGYLPTPLRKKKNDKEDGARKSWSTATSPVGGDRPLSPNELPSLDDPPGESPSLSATPPLQPQIQIQKKNQTKKDDEEGKQTASTLCLEIHAAGLRRSSEPLPCRVPQPCAEPPMVNVTHLIITSEQSIRSCSEELFHHSTTLAANTAATPAVAAIPIITPGKHPPVLEQEEAAVTKGATGILLVAERDEKLARQMLISPKHISIQSPPHFLSVPTTVATGTTATTDTGRRKGRALSESDDPQGGNSWLASSLPATFSRTHSVSDDPQSVSMIDMRGEEEAILQPHSQVRHELMHNQYNRMKEEDDHWQDDLARWKNRRRSISQDLIKKEEERKMMEQLLSGDTCTSMRRRSIKTYREIVQDKERREDELRDAYRRARTPEEASFILQRYAQRFSISDAVLERLQLPKILDRSLSADPSFSGSPFPLSLSTSPTTPDPFDMDPNGPMKYLRQLSAPAPKFTSTLEAQIEEFPKDSSNQRPQIRSRSSEPPSTRNLSPKPVPLLTPRPYFHSGPTTAEPWPSKADGFLRVNGIGSDDFLSTTDSQGRESPPHFQASASKTSNSTVDAPSSAALPTCSTHTSTREESAVSTKAKEAQCGTEPVSKDVQAEKVIQHSTPPSRPTSLPSELQKPEESIGKTESQSVAAPEVKSSAAAQEMPLAEAKQEQDITEPSGQSICNLVQSGISTQQSQPVTLQASVPSFHEFQQRRENAPSLAAPGSFEYHPPRETTAEFANSVRSPLTTSNPKLRWEFFVPPEETEKDCRGNVSVPVLPQARRGDRWSWDPDEERKRQERWQQEQERMLQEKYQCEQEKLKEEWEKAQREVAEEERKYHEEERRILEETVTPLTPRSSALPSPSRGEVSSSSEPQDTIVRSLGDWERKQELLERHSKASTESVEWKRRENDRTSDISTADDSMKTGRSLGSQSSSQPETLGHSLHNGQKLPAMPSKTSTPVKKQEELSADSNKPNRPAGDRRSVSGKKLCSSCGQPLGKGAAMIIETLSLYFHIHCFKCGVCKGQLGDTTTGTDVRIRNGLLNCHQCYIRSRSAGQPTTL, from the exons GGGAAGTGACTGCAGCCAAAAGCTCAAGAAT GTTCTAATCACCATCTACTGGTTGGGTCGTGCTGCTAACAGCTGTACCTCCTACAACGGTCCCACGCTGGACCTGAAAGAGTTTGAGGGCCTGCTTTCACAGATGCGAAAG GAGGCAGAGGAGGCAGAGAGCCCTCAACGCAGCGTCCGGGACAGTGGCTACATCGACTGCTGGGACTCTGAGCGCAGCGACTCTCTCTCCCCACCACGCCACGGCCGCGAGGACTCGTTCGACAGTCTGGACTCCTTCGGCTCACGCTCACAACAAACCCCATCGCCGGACGTCCTGGTCGCCCGCGGCAGCAGTGATG GCCGCGGCAGTGACTCAGAGTCCGATGGTCCCCCCCACAGAAAGATACCTGACATACGTAAGGATGACATGTTGGCACGTCGGACGTCCATCAGCGAACCACGAACAGCCATGCCTTTCAACCAGTACCTGCCAAACAAGAGCAACCAGAGTGGATATTTGCCCACTCCACTCCGCAAGAAGAAGAACGATAAAGAAGATGGAGCACGCAAGAGTTGGAGTACTGCTACTTCACCTGTAGGGGGAGACAGACCACTCAG TCCAAATGAGCTCCCTAGCTTAGACGACCCACCTGGAGAGTCCCCCAGCTTGTCCGCTACCCCGCCCCTTCAACCCCAGATACAGATTCAGAAGAAGAACCAGACTAAAAAGGACGATGAGGAAGGGAAGCAGACTGCCTCTACACTTTGCCTTGAGATCCATGCAGCAGGCTTAAGGAGGAGCAGTGAGCCTCTGCCATGTAGAGTCCCCCAACCCTGTGCAGAGCCACCCATGGTGAACGTAACTCACCTGATCATCACCTCTGAGCAAAG TATTCGCTCGTGCTCAGAGGAACTCTTCCACCATTCCACGACTCTAGCAGCAAACACTGCAGCAACCCCCGCAGTTGCAGCAATCCCCATCATCACCCCCGGGAAGCATCCACCTGTGCTGGAGCAAGAGGAGGCGGCTGTGACAAAGGGAGCCACTGGTATCCTATTAGTCGCAGAACGAGATGAGAAGCTGGCTCGCCAAATGCTGATCTCTCCCAAACACATCAGTATTCAGAGTCCCCCCCACTTCCTTTCTGTGCCCACTACCGTGGCAACTGgtacaacagcaacaactgaTACAGGACGACGGAAGGGAAGGGCGCTCAGTGAAAGTGACGACCCACAAGGAGGGAACTCTTGGTTGGCAAGCAGTCTTCCAGCAAC ATTCAGCCGCACACATAGTGTGTCAGATGATCCACA GAGTGTAAGTATGATCGATATGCGTGGTGAGGAGGAGGCCATCTTGCAGCCCCACAGTCAGGTGCGTCATGAGCTGATGCACAACCAGTATAACAGGATGAAGGAAGAGGACGATCACTGGCAGGAT GACCTGGCCCGATGGAAAAATCGGAGGAGGAGTATTTCCCAGGACTTAAtcaagaaggaggaggagaggaagatgatGGAGCAGTTGCTGTCTGGAGACACCTGTACCTCCATGAGGAGGAGAAGCATCAAGACTTACAGAGAGATAGTGCAGGACAA GGAGCGTCGTGAGGATGAGCTGCGGGATGCATACAGGAGAGCCAGAACCCCAGAGGAGGCTTCATTCATCCTCCAGCGTTATGCCCAGCGTTTCTCCATCAGTGATGCAGTCCTGGAACGCCTACAGTTGCCAAAGATCCTGGACCGCAGCCTATCTGCTGATCCCTCCTTCTCCGGCTcacccttccctctctccctgtccaCCTCCCCAACGACCCCAGACCCCTTTGACATGGACCCCAACGGACCCATGAAGTATCTGCGCCAGCTGTCTGCCCCAGCTCCAAAGTTCACGTCTACACTGGAAGCGCAAATCGAGGAGTTTCCCAAAGACTCTTCAAACCAGCGGCCTCAGATTCGATCTCGCTCGTCTGAGCCGCCATCTACCAGAAACCTGTCGCCTAAACCTGTGCCTTTGCTGACGCCCAGGCCTTACTTCCATTCCGGACCTACAACGGCTGAACCATGGCCCAGCAAG GCGGATGGTTTTCTCCGAGTCAACGGCATAGGAAGTGACGACTTTCTTTCCACTACTGACAGTCAAGGAAGGGAATCTCCTCCTCATTTTCAGGCATCCGCTTCCAAAACCAGCAACAGCACTGTAGATGCTCCGTCGTCAGCAGCCTTACCAACATGCAGTACACACACCTCAACAAGAGAAGAAAGCGCTGTGTCAACAAAGGCCAAGGAGGCACAGTGTGGCACAGAACCTGTTTCTAAGGACGTCCAAGCCGAGAAAGTCATTCAGCATTCGACACCACCCAGCCGGCCCACCTCGCTGCCATCG GAGCTGCAGAAGCCAGAAGAAAGCATTGGGAAGACTGAAAGCCAGTCAGTAGCTGCTCCAGAGGTGAAGTCAAGTGCTGCAGCTCAAGAAATGCCTCTTGCAG aAGCCAAACAAGAACAAGACATAACTGAACCATCTGGTCAAAGCATCTGCAACCTTGTCCAGTCAGGGATCAGCACACAGCAAAGTCAGCCGGTAACTTTACAG GCAAGTGTTCCTAGTTTCCACGAGTTCCAACAGCGAAGAGAGAATGCACCAAGCTTAGCTGCACCAGGATCATTTGAGTATCACCCACCAAGGGAAACGACAGCCG AGTTTGCAAACAGTGTCAGGTCTCCGCTGACAACCAGCAACCCTAAGTTACGCTGGGAGTTCTTCGTTCCGCCAG AAGAGACGGAGAAGGATTGCCGTGGCAAC GTGTCAGTCCCGGTGTTGCCCCAGGCCAGGCGGGGTGACCGCTGGTCTTGGGACCCGGATGAGGAGCGAAAGCGTCAGGAAAGGTGGCAGCAAGAGCAGGAGCGCATGCTGCAG gaGAAGTACCAGTGCGAGCAGGAGAAGCTGAAGGAGGAGTGGGAGAAAGCACAGAGGGAGGTggcggaggaggagaggaagtaCCACGAGGAG GAGCGTAGGATACTGGAGGAAACTGTGACGCCTCTAACTCCCCGCTCCTCAGCTCTGCCCTCCCCCAGCCGAGGCGAGGTCTCCTCTAGCTCGGAGCCCCAGGACACCATCGTCCGTTCACTTGGTGACTGGGAACGCAAACAGGAACTGCTGGAGAGGCACTCG AAGGCAAGCACAGAGAGTGTCGAATGGAAACGAAGAGAAAACGACAGGACCAGTGATATCAGCACCGCTGATGACAGCATGAAAACAGGCAGAAG CTTGGGGAGTCAGAGCAGCAGTCAGCCGGAGACACTCGGTCACAGTCTGCACAACGGCCAAAAACTCCCTGCGATGCCGAGCAAAACCTCGACTCCTGTCAAGAAACAAGAAGAACTTTCAGCAGACAGCAACAAGCCCAACCGGCCTGCAGGAGACAGgag GTCTGTCAGTGGGAAGAAACTGTGCTCCAGCTGTGGGCAGCCGTTAGGGAAGGGGGCCGCCATGATCATAGAGACCCTCAGTCTTTACTTCCACATTCACTGCTTTAAG TGCGGCGTGTGTAAAGGACAGTTAGGCGACACGACCACGGGGACGGACGTCCGGATCAGAAACGGTCTCCTCAACTGCCACCAGTGCTACATCCGCTCCCGCT CGGCCGGACAGCCAACCACGTTGTGA